The sequence AGGCATCCTCGGGTGCGATGTtcggtattttaatattcttaatcTTTATCGCTAGTTTATCTTCCACGTACCAGGTGTCCTTCTTTGAGATCACCTGGAACGTCTGACTTTTATCCCCAGAGATATTCATCCCGAGGCCCTCCAGATATTCCTGGATCATAGTCAATTGCTTCTGAGCTTCCTTTTCGTCTTTGACTATTAGCACGATGTCATCGGCAAAGGCCGATATAGggatcttattattattattaatattaatcccTTCCGTGGATTCTTCTACCGCTTCCAGCAGCGGTTCCATACATAGATTGAATAAAGTAGGGGACAGGGGGTCGCCCTGCTTAACTCCCCTAAGGATTTCTATCTCGACCCCATTTCCATCTCTGGTCttaattttagttttaacTCTTCTGTACATTTTGTTAATTGTTTCAATTAATGGGGCCGGGATACCTTTCCTTGCCAGGCTAGGTGCAATGGCTGAGTGGGGCACCGTATCGAACGCTTTGGTGATGTCAACTATAGTGAAGACACCTCCACGATCTCTTTTGCTTCGTTCGAGGGTTGTGTTGAAAATTTCTGTGTTAATTTTACATCCTTTTTCGGATGTAAAGCCCTTCTGTCTAATATTTTGTACGATGCCCCTTTTTACTCTCCTGTCAAGAATTGAAGAGAAAATGCGACTTAATAACGAGCTAATAGTAATAGGCCGCCAGTTTTCGGCCTTATTTAAATCTTTGTTAGGTTTCGGAATGAGCGTTGTCCTATTTTCTTTCCGGATAGTGAcaggtaaaatatattatattaaaaagtaacGCCAGGACTTTAGGCAGGCCCGGAAACAACAAATTGCTTTTCTCTATACCATCCGGGCCTCCGGcggttttatttcttattcgttTTATCCTGTCACTAATTTCCTCAGCCATTACAGGAGGAAAATATTCATGTATAAGTCCTCCTGAAGTTACATCCTGAGGTATGGGGGGATCTGATGGACCCGCTTTTCCCCATAACTCGTTATACAATGATTTTACATCCTCCGCTTCGGGAGGTTGCCTGACAGGCGCTAGATAAGCCAGATCGTCGTTGACGACGACGTCCGCGAACTTCCTTGGGCATTCGCGGAACATATCTTGGCAACGTGCATACAGATAACAACGCCTTTTTGATTTCTATTACTTTTtgtttttacgtttatttctttttttttttttttttgtttgttttttggGGGCTTACCTTTTTGATTCGCTAgtaacgctttcgacagagacgTGTCAACGAATTTGTCGAACTTAGCCGCTAAAATCATTTCATGCTCATTAAAATTATCCCACAACTTCTTTAGTTCTTGGTATAACTGAAGTGTGGGTTGGGGGACCTCATAATCTTTTTCAATCTCGTTTCTCAGGCAACGCCGCCACTCGTCGATAGACTCTAGTTCcaactatttaaaatttggCGCATTGCCTGGATCAACGGGATCGCACCCTCCCTCTGTCACTACCATTTCCTCTTCTTGAGAGCCCTCCATTctcaatctttttcttttgtatttgaTCTGTTAGACCGTTTTGGTCGTTAAGATCTTGGCGATTTCAACGTTCGGATGCCTATAGTCTATATAGGTCATCTAGCTCTCTTAAGAGGCTAACCTCTTCATCTGTCCAGCTCCTTGTATTTATAGAGGTtgcctcttttctttttaaatttctaacagCAGGGTGCGCATGCCGTTCATGCGTGGATAGACCTCTTTGAGTTCCGAAGCTCATGGGGCATGTTTCACATTTATAagcttcttcatttgtttgatTAGGGCCACTACACTTTGGTAAGTGGCACCTAGCCCCGTGCAGCTTTGGGAAACTCCTTTCGCATTGTCTGCATCCCCACTGGATGTGAGCATCCACGTGATGAAGATTAAGGTGCCTACCCAAGTCAGATAGATTCATGAAAAAAAGGTGTAATTCCCTCTTCTCACAGACCGGGCAAGCAACCTTGTCCCCCACCAGCGGCaccataattttaaaattccaattCGTATCCATGGGCGTAGCTAGGTCGTCAACGGTAGTCCCCTCCCGAGCGGAAAAATCCGCCACAGTGCCTCCGGGACTGAGAGGCGCTGCGTCCGAGGCTCTAGCGTTTCTTGAATCGAAGGTGCCAGTTAATGTGTAATCTGTAAGTTTTGTTCCCAAAGTATCCAGGTTATAAACCCTTTCAAATCCAGTCGTCATAAAGCCATCGAGGAACGAGTTCCTTcttaaatttattcgaatttattcgaaattcgTTCTTTTCCTTAATTCACGGTATGCTTATACCGTTGTCGGCAAGCCGAGATTTCCACAAAGAGATGTTAATCATTCGTTCCTTCGTCGCTGCACTCCGTTTAGCCATGCTCGCCACACCCGGGGGATATATCCCCGCGCTAGTGTGGCGAGCATGTTACCGGCGGTACCACGGGGAAGTAGAAGTGCAACTTGGACAGACAAGGCCAAGGCCCTGCCTGCTCCCGAGTACCTATGACTCCCCAAGGCCCCGCAACACAACCGTTGTGTGGCGGTCTGCTGCTAAAGGCCTTGAGGGATTACAGAATGATGCCGAGcctatacgtataacgttatatagtattactgtgtaacgtataacgatacatagtattacattataacgtgtaacgctatataccattccattataacgtataacgttatatagtattactatgtaacgtattTCGATCCTCTTCAAGATATTTAAACCTATGTAATGTAAACCTatttcagcgtcgaaacaatccgaGCATCGCGTAAAATGCAACCATTTGAAGATTATGACGAATGCTTGTTGTTATTTCGTACCTGCTTCAGATATTTTGACGTTGTAACGCTGCTTTCACTCGATGTTACACGCCCAATATAGTGCAATCACATTTCAACACGAAACAGGCACAGCGCCGCGCAAAATGTAATCTTTCGAAGATTTTGCTTAAGATTTCCTTTTAATGGTATCGTAGATGTTTCCAAAAAATTTTTAGCGACTGCATCGATAATTGCAATCTGGTGTTGGCACATCATTTTACTTTCCCAGGTATCGCATGGACGACGATGTTGAAATACACTGAAATCGATTTCGAAATGTTAATCAACGACGACATGTTATTGTTCGCTGAGCTTGAAATACGCGAAGAACTGAGTGAATATTCGCATAGGCATGTCCACTGGAATAACTAGTGTCTGCGTACATACGAGGTGCCGAAAACCCCAAAAAGATTGTATGTATTTTgatgtaaataatttgtacGGTTACGCTAGTTCTGAAGTGTTGCCGCTTTCCAAGGATCgtcgatattaatttcaacGTAAAAAGAAAGTTTTGCTAAATTGGTTCACATTGTAGGCTCCTGGATGTTAATTTGGAGGAGTATCCGTGCGAATTTCGCGAGTCGCACCCCGATCTACTTTTCTATTCCAATCACGAGAGATAtaatggaaaaaagaaactgtTCGCAACGGTCGATAACAAACTCCGATATGTAATCCATTACCATTATTTCTGACATTATTTGCAATGTGGCGGATGAAGTGCAGATCGGTATCTCAAATACGAGAAAAATTGCTGCTGCAACcgtcaattttattttgaataaataatttaaatacaaatataatagataCTGTCGATAGACGTTCGTACAACGTATTCACGCAGATAGAGTAGACCGCTCGCGGATAACTCTATAACTCGGATAATAGTTCCATAATAGCTCGATAATAATCTTCGCTCGCGATTGTGTCTGTTTAATTGGACTGGTCGGTggagagggggggggggggggagtcgGAAGATTCAAATTCGTCTTAGAAAGACGGTGGCACGTAGCGGGGACATTCTTTTGCCCGGAGTTTGTTCATCATTACGTATCGTGCGTCAAGGCTGTGTGAATGTCGCAAGGCACAACAACAACATGAGTCGCTCTCGCTCCGCTTCGTCCTATGACTTATGTGTCGCCACAgcgaaaatgtttaaaacatGGATTGAAATTTGTAACGATAGATTGTTAAGAACAAGTAATTAGCTGAATTTCTAATTCTAGATTTTTACGCCAGTAAGCCGTAGGAATGTGTATTTTGGATATATTTGTTTCACTATGATTATGTGTTACCGAATTTGACCGAAAAATGCCAAATTATGTACATGAATATGGATAGTCTGATTTATGAACTTATGTGCGATAACGCGTATGACGATACGAATCGTGAAGAACAAAGATGTACCAGGCTCGATGGAAGACGAAAGCAACGATGCACttgtcacgtaatttttaaagtgaaagcACAAGATTCACTATGaaatcaagtttatttttcacagttaggttttttgttacaaaaagatcggaagaagaactgttcggacctggctcgtaccatcaaggaagaaagctcggtgtgggtgtgcccttttgaactcagaacgcggattcgtcgttcgcacttttcggtagaaaagtgagggtaatgatccgcgatgaCCATTGGTTAATAGATGAAGTTATTACGACAAAAaaaaccagatatgggcatccttgttcatgggaaaagtctgttatctcgccagacacccgctttctccgtaatagttaagagcgtgcaacaaacatgaggaccatctgtaaaccgaaaatgtttatgtgaagagaaatgaaactgaacagattcggtttacggtgt comes from Bombus fervidus isolate BK054 chromosome 18, iyBomFerv1, whole genome shotgun sequence and encodes:
- the LOC141445944 gene encoding uncharacterized protein, whose translation is MTTGFERVYNLDTLGTKLTDYTLTGTFDSRNARASDAAPLSPGGTVADFSAREGTTVDDLATPMDTNWNFKIMVPLVGDKVACPVCEKRELHLFFMNLSDLGRHLNLHHVDAHIQWGCRQCERSFPKLHGARCHLPKCSGPNQTNEEAYKCETCPMSFGTQRGLSTHERHAHPAVRNLKRKEATSINTRSWTDEEVSLLRELDDLYRL